A DNA window from Anastrepha obliqua isolate idAnaObli1 chromosome 5, idAnaObli1_1.0, whole genome shotgun sequence contains the following coding sequences:
- the LOC129247434 gene encoding histone H2A, whose product MSGRGKGGKVKGKAKSRSNRAGLQFPVGRIHRLLRKGNYAERVGAGAPVYLAAVMEYLAAEVLELAGNAARDNKKTRIIPRHLQLAIRNDEELNKLLSGVTIAQGGVLPNIQAVLLPKKTEKKA is encoded by the coding sequence atgtcaggccgtggtaaaggtggtaaagttaagggaaaggcaaagtcccgttcaaatcgtgctggtcttcaatttccagttggtcgtattcatcgtttgttgcgcaaaggcaattatgctgagcgtgttggtgccggtgctccagtttatctagctgcagttatggaatatttagcagctgaagttcttgaattggctggtaatgctgctcgtgataacaaaaagacaagaatcatcccacgtcatttacaattggccatccgcaacgatgaagaattgaataaattgttgtctggtgtaactattgctcaaggtggtgttttgcctaatattcaagctgtacttttgccaaagaagaccgaaaagaaagcataa
- the LOC129248258 gene encoding histone H2B, protein MPPKTSGKAAKKAGKAQKNITKNDKKKKRKRKESYAIYIYKVLKQVHPDTGISSKAMSIMNSFVNDIFERIAAEASRLAHYNKRSTITSREIQTAVRLLLPGELAKHAVSEGTKAVTKYTSSK, encoded by the coding sequence atgccgccaaaaactagtggaaaagcagcgaagaaagccggtaaggctcaaaagaatattactaaaaatgataagaaaaagaagcgtaagaggaaggaaagttatgccatctacatctataaagtgttgaaacaagtacatcctgataccggtatttcatccaaggccatgagcattatgaatagttttgtgaatgacatctttgagcgcattgctgcggaagcgtcgcgtttagctcactataacaaacgttcaaccatcaccagtcgcgaaattcaaactgctgtacgtttactcttgcccggtgaattggccaaacatgccgtcagtgaaggtaccaaagctgttaccaaatataccagttccaaataa
- the LOC129249368 gene encoding histone H2A-like — VKGKAKSRSNRAGLQFPVGRIHRLLRKGNYAERVGAGAPVYLAAVMEYLAAEVLELAGNAARDNKKTRIIPRHLQLAIRNDEELNKLLSGVTIAQGGVLPNIQAVLLPKKTEKKA, encoded by the coding sequence gttaagggaaaggcaaagtcccgttcaaatcgtgctggtcttcaatttccagttggtcgtattcatcgtttgttgcgcaaaggcaattatgctgagcgtgttggtgccggtgctccagtttatctagctgcagttatggaatatttagcagctgaagttcttgaattggctggtaatgctgctcgtgataacaaaaagacaagaatcatcccacgtcatttacaattggccatccgcaacgatgaagaattgaataaattgttgtctggtgtaactattgctcaaggtggtgttttgcctaatattcaagctgtacttttgccaaagaagaccgaaaagaaagcataa